From Oryza sativa Japonica Group chromosome 4, ASM3414082v1, one genomic window encodes:
- the LOC107275471 gene encoding WUSCHEL-related homeobox 1-like has translation MDHMQQQQRQQVGGGGGEEVAGRGGVPVCRPSGTRWTPTTEQIKILRELYYSCGIRSPNSEQIQRIAAMLRQYGRIEGKNVFYWFQNHKARERQKKRLTTLDVTTTTAAAADADASHLAVLSLSPTAAGATAPSFPGFYVGNGGAVQTDQANVVNWDCTAMAAEKTFLQDYMGVSGGGGAAAAAPTPWAMTTTTREPETLPLFPVGGGGGDGAHRHAGHGGFPSNFQRWGSAAATTNTITVQQHLQQHNFYSSSSSQLHSQDGPAAGTSLELTLSSYYCSCSPYPAGSM, from the exons ATGGATcacatgcagcagcagcagcggcagcaggtgggtggagggggaggagaggaggtggcgggGAGGGGTGGTGTGCCGGTGTGCCGGCCGAGCGGGACGAGGTGGACGCCGACGACGGAGCAGATCAAGATCCTGCGGGAGCTGTACTACAGCTGCGGCATCAGGTCGCCCAACTCGGAGCAGATCCAGCGGATCGCCGCCATGCTGCGCCAGTACGGCCGCATCGAGGGCAAGAACGTCTTCTACTGGTTCCAGAACCACAAGGCCCGCGAGCGCCAGAAGAAGCGCCTCACCACGCTCgacgtcaccaccaccaccgccgccgccgccgacgccgacgccagccacctcgccgtcctctccctctcgcctACAGCAGCTG GCGCGACGGCTCCCTCTTTCCCGGGCTTCTACGTCGGCAATGGCGGCGCCGTGCAGACGGATCAGGCCAACGTCGTCAACTGGGACTGCACCGCCATGGCAGCCGAGAAAACCTTCCTGCAG GACTACATGggcgtgagcggcggcggcggcgccgccgcggcggccccgACGCCgtgggcgatgacgacgacgactcgcGAGCCCGAGACGCTTCCACTCTtcccagtcggcggcggcggcggcgacggcgcgcatcGTCACGCCGGCCACGGCGGTTTCCCGTCCAACTTCCAGCGCTGGggttctgctgctgctaccaCCAACACCATTACGGTCCAGCAGCATTTGCAGCAGCACAACTtttacagcagcagcagcagccagctgCACAGCCAGGATGGGCCGGCAGCAGGCACATCCCTGGAGCTCACTCTCAGCTCCTACTACTGCTCATGCTCACCTTACCCTGCAGGGTCCATGTGA